Proteins encoded by one window of Streptomyces sp. LX-29:
- a CDS encoding GNAT family N-acetyltransferase, translating into MAWIFPDSAGRRRALPRLFSVMLRFQHLRHGASEFITSEGGDRIIGGTLWDPPGQWKQPFWRELLALPPYVWASRTGTPRAITVVNAMAAAHPAEPHWYLSIIGTDPDPRFRGTGGGTALLRSRLDRCDRADQPAYLESTNLDNVPYYERFGFTVVREITVPKGGPVVAAMWRKPGA; encoded by the coding sequence ATGGCATGGATATTTCCGGATTCCGCCGGGCGGCGTCGCGCCCTCCCCCGGCTCTTCTCCGTGATGCTGCGCTTTCAGCACCTGCGTCACGGAGCGAGTGAATTCATCACCAGCGAGGGCGGTGACCGGATCATCGGCGGCACGCTGTGGGACCCGCCCGGTCAGTGGAAGCAGCCCTTCTGGCGGGAGCTGCTGGCGCTGCCGCCCTACGTCTGGGCCTCGCGGACCGGCACCCCGCGAGCCATCACCGTCGTGAACGCCATGGCGGCCGCGCACCCCGCCGAGCCGCACTGGTACCTGTCCATCATCGGTACCGACCCCGACCCGCGGTTCCGCGGCACGGGCGGCGGCACGGCGCTGCTGCGCTCTCGACTCGACCGGTGCGACCGCGCGGACCAGCCCGCCTACCTGGAGTCGACCAACCTGGACAACGTCCCCTACTACGAGCGTTTCGGCTTCACGGTGGTGCGGGAGATCACCGTCCCGAAGGGCGGCCCGGTGGTCGCCGCGATGTGGCGCAAGCCGGGTGCGTGA